In Phocoena sinus isolate mPhoSin1 chromosome X, mPhoSin1.pri, whole genome shotgun sequence, a genomic segment contains:
- the LOC116747767 gene encoding ribosomal biogenesis factor-like isoform X1: MAKNKLRGQKSRNVFHRASQKTLRLKNTAKPVTTNLKKINTVNDEKVNRVETASGDIQKEPAHFLKGLSLEPLQKQRTPQQCHKNEPVNGEEATRLMAQL, encoded by the exons ATGGCCAAGAACAAACTAAGAGGGCAGAAGTCCAGGAATGTATTCCATAGAGCCAGCCAAAAAACTTTAAggttaaaaaatacagcaaaaccgg ttaCCACTAATCTTAAGAAGATAAACACTGTGAATGATGAAAAAGTTAATAGAGTGGAAACAGCTTCTGGAGATATACAAAAGGAACCTGCACATTTCTTAAAAGGCCTTTCTCTTGAACCTCTGCAGAAACAGCGGACTCCTCAGCAGTGTCATAAAAATGAACCAGTTAATGGTGAGGAAGCTACAAGATTAATGGCTCAGCTGTAA
- the LOC116747767 gene encoding ribosomal biogenesis factor-like isoform X2, protein MAKNKLRGQKSRNVFHRASQKTLRLKNTAKPVTTNLKKINTRTPQQCHKNEPVNGEEATRLMAQL, encoded by the exons ATGGCCAAGAACAAACTAAGAGGGCAGAAGTCCAGGAATGTATTCCATAGAGCCAGCCAAAAAACTTTAAggttaaaaaatacagcaaaaccgg ttaCCACTAATCTTAAGAAGATAAACACT CGGACTCCTCAGCAGTGTCATAAAAATGAACCAGTTAATGGTGAGGAAGCTACAAGATTAATGGCTCAGCTGTAA